A genomic segment from Gemmatimonadaceae bacterium encodes:
- the rplB gene encoding 50S ribosomal protein L2 translates to MGVRQFKPVTKSSRFRSVSDFAEITRTTSEKSLTAPLKKSGGRDNHGHIAMRRIGGGHKRQYRIIDFKRNKHGMQATVEHIEYDPNRSARIALVVYEDGDKRYVLHPKGLSVGDKIVSGSGVDTRLGNALPLREVPLGTDVHNVELKPGKGGQVARSAGTSVEVVAKEGDYVTVRMRSTEMRLIHGSCLATIGVVGNSEHELLSHGKAGKSRWLGKRPKVRGEVMNPVDHPHGGRTRGGRNVVDKWGNKEGVKTRNKKKPSERLIVRGRKRGKATK, encoded by the coding sequence ATGGGAGTTCGTCAGTTCAAGCCAGTGACCAAGAGCTCGCGTTTCCGCAGCGTTTCGGATTTCGCCGAGATTACGCGCACGACGTCTGAGAAGTCGCTTACCGCGCCTCTCAAGAAATCGGGCGGACGCGACAATCATGGTCACATCGCGATGCGCCGCATCGGCGGCGGTCACAAGCGCCAGTACCGCATCATCGACTTCAAGCGCAACAAGCACGGCATGCAGGCGACGGTGGAGCACATCGAGTACGATCCAAACCGCTCGGCGCGGATTGCGCTCGTGGTCTACGAGGATGGTGACAAGCGTTACGTGCTGCATCCGAAAGGTCTTTCGGTTGGGGACAAGATTGTCTCGGGCTCCGGGGTTGACACACGGCTGGGCAATGCGCTTCCGCTTCGTGAAGTACCGCTGGGTACCGACGTGCACAACGTCGAGCTGAAGCCGGGCAAGGGCGGCCAGGTCGCACGATCCGCGGGGACGTCGGTCGAGGTCGTCGCCAAGGAAGGCGATTACGTCACGGTTCGCATGCGCTCGACCGAAATGCGTCTCATCCACGGCAGCTGCCTCGCGACTATCGGTGTCGTCGGCAACTCCGAGCACGAGTTGCTCTCGCACGGAAAAGCCGGCAAAAGCCGGTGGCTTGGCAAGCGCCCGAAGGTTCGCGGTGAAGTCATGAACCCGGTCGATCACCCGCACGGTGGACGTACGCGCGGTGGACGCAACGTCGTGGACAAGTGGGGGAATAAGGAAGGCGTGAAGACGCGCAACAAGAAGAAGCCGTCAGAGCGTCTCATCGTACGCGGCCGCAAGCGCGGCAAAGCGACGAAGTAG
- the rplV gene encoding 50S ribosomal protein L22, with amino-acid sequence MADVRAIQRGTRQSPYKMRLVIDQIRGKNVNEALGLLKFSKKHAAVQIAKTLNSAVANAEYKAREANESLDVDTLFIKHAIVNEGPKIKRFMPAAQGRATPIQKRTSHIHIVVGAKEGK; translated from the coding sequence ATGGCCGATGTCCGCGCAATTCAGCGTGGCACACGCCAGTCGCCGTACAAGATGCGTCTCGTGATCGATCAGATTCGCGGCAAGAACGTGAATGAGGCACTTGGCCTTCTCAAGTTCTCCAAGAAGCACGCTGCGGTTCAGATCGCAAAGACGCTGAACAGCGCGGTCGCAAATGCCGAGTACAAGGCGCGTGAAGCGAATGAGTCACTGGACGTCGATACGCTTTTCATCAAGCACGCGATTGTAAACGAAGGTCCGAAGATCAAGCGGTTCATGCCCGCGGCCCAGGGGCGCGCAACTCCAATTCAGAAGCGCACGAGCCACATCCACATTGTCGTCGGCGCGAAGGAAGGCAAGTAA
- the rplD gene encoding 50S ribosomal protein L4 codes for MNAASYDSAGGARDAFALPGDLFDGTINMPVMHQAVKAYLANQRQGNASTKTRGFVIGGNAKPWKQKGTGRARQGSIRAPQWVGGGTVFGPTPRSYAQSVPRKVRALARKSAFNARARENAVIVIDAFDYKSPKTSQLLGLLNTLGVGDRKVLILTDGVNPNVYMSGRNLPRTHVLPYSDVSTYHLLWSDVVIVESGAFGAGVTDTETTETTEEAQGERADKAEIAVKAEPARKKSAKRTRAAKKVTKSATKTTTAAKKTARTAKKATRTARKATRKAVAKTVGRKTAAKKTAAKKKPATKRVAKKTTKRVAKKKGR; via the coding sequence ATGAATGCAGCCTCATACGATTCCGCGGGTGGTGCGCGCGATGCGTTCGCACTGCCCGGCGATCTGTTCGACGGTACGATCAACATGCCGGTGATGCACCAGGCGGTCAAAGCGTACCTCGCGAACCAGCGCCAAGGCAACGCTTCGACCAAGACCCGCGGTTTCGTGATCGGTGGCAATGCCAAGCCCTGGAAGCAAAAGGGCACCGGTCGTGCGCGACAGGGTTCAATCCGCGCGCCGCAGTGGGTTGGCGGTGGCACCGTGTTCGGCCCGACGCCGCGCAGCTACGCGCAATCGGTCCCGCGCAAAGTCAGAGCACTTGCCCGGAAGAGCGCGTTCAATGCCCGCGCTCGCGAGAACGCGGTCATCGTCATCGACGCATTCGATTACAAGTCTCCCAAGACCTCCCAGCTGCTCGGCCTGCTGAACACGCTCGGCGTCGGGGACAGGAAAGTCCTCATCCTGACCGATGGAGTGAATCCGAACGTCTACATGAGCGGGCGGAACCTGCCCCGCACTCACGTGCTCCCGTACTCGGATGTGTCGACATATCACCTGCTTTGGTCGGACGTGGTGATCGTCGAGTCTGGAGCGTTTGGGGCGGGTGTTACGGACACCGAGACCACCGAGACCACCGAGGAAGCTCAAGGGGAAAGAGCAGACAAGGCGGAAATAGCGGTAAAGGCGGAACCGGCGCGAAAGAAGTCTGCAAAGCGCACGAGAGCGGCAAAGAAGGTCACGAAATCCGCGACCAAGACTACTACGGCCGCGAAGAAAACTGCGCGGACCGCAAAGAAGGCGACCAGGACGGCGCGAAAGGCAACCCGGAAGGCGGTGGCGAAGACTGTCGGCCGCAAGACGGCTGCGAAGAAAACCGCGGCCAAGAAGAAGCCAGCTACGAAACGCGTCGCAAAGAAAACCACGAAGCGCGTGGCCAAGAAGAAGGGGAGGTAG
- the rplC gene encoding 50S ribosomal protein L3 has protein sequence MIGIIGKKVGMTQIFNALGQQIPCTVVEAPPNPVTKVIEKEKAGFASVELGYGEQRLARESKKNERTPRGRRANKAEVGHAAKAGLTTAPRVLRSFRIDDGPGGKNAEIPTYALGDKVTVEIFAIGDEVKVTGTSKGRGFQGVVKRWGMHGGPNTHGNTKHRRPGSIGAGTNPSRVIKGKHMPGHYGDHRHTQMNLRIEKIDTERNLIYIRGSIAGPTNGIVLVKKQG, from the coding sequence ATGATTGGCATAATTGGAAAGAAGGTCGGGATGACCCAGATCTTCAACGCACTCGGCCAGCAGATCCCGTGCACGGTCGTCGAAGCGCCGCCCAACCCGGTCACCAAGGTGATCGAGAAGGAGAAGGCGGGCTTCGCCTCAGTCGAGCTGGGTTATGGCGAGCAGCGCCTGGCGCGCGAGTCGAAGAAAAACGAGCGCACTCCACGCGGCCGCAGGGCGAACAAGGCTGAAGTGGGTCACGCCGCGAAGGCTGGTCTCACCACCGCGCCGCGTGTGCTCCGCAGCTTCCGGATCGACGACGGCCCGGGCGGCAAGAATGCAGAAATTCCCACGTACGCACTTGGCGACAAGGTGACGGTCGAAATCTTTGCGATCGGCGACGAGGTGAAGGTCACCGGTACTTCAAAGGGCCGCGGATTTCAGGGCGTGGTGAAGCGCTGGGGCATGCACGGTGGGCCAAATACCCACGGTAACACCAAGCACCGCCGGCCGGGTTCCATCGGCGCGGGCACGAATCCGTCACGAGTCATCAAGGGCAAGCACATGCCCGGTCACTACGGCGATCACCGCCACACGCAGATGAACCTCCGCATCGAGAAGATCGACACCGAACGGAATCTGATCTACATCCGCGGCTCGATCGCCGGCCCCACCAACGGCATCGTTCTCGTGAAGAAGCAGGGTTAG
- a CDS encoding type II toxin-antitoxin system prevent-host-death family antitoxin — MTRKPQTPTIAAGEFKAICLELMDKVKERHAEYIVTKRGKPVAKLGPVDSVSPSPFGFLRGTVLDSRDIVKPDFEAWTESVSDPLAAG; from the coding sequence GTGACCCGCAAGCCCCAGACGCCGACAATAGCCGCGGGTGAGTTCAAGGCCATATGTCTCGAATTGATGGACAAGGTCAAGGAGCGTCACGCTGAGTACATCGTCACCAAGCGGGGCAAGCCGGTTGCAAAGCTCGGCCCGGTCGACTCCGTGTCGCCGAGCCCATTCGGTTTCCTGCGTGGGACGGTCCTCGACTCACGTGACATTGTGAAGCCGGACTTCGAGGCATGGACCGAGTCGGTGTCCGATCCGCTGGCCGCTGGCTGA
- the rpsJ gene encoding 30S ribosomal protein S10 gives MAGRIRIRLKAFDHAVIDQASADIVRTAEKTGAQVSGPIPLPTKTKRWTVLRSPHVDKKSREQFELKTHKRLIDILDSRAATVDALTKLDLPAGVDVEIKVE, from the coding sequence ATGGCAGGCAGAATTCGCATCCGTCTCAAGGCGTTCGATCACGCAGTGATCGACCAGGCGTCAGCAGACATCGTCCGTACGGCGGAAAAGACGGGTGCTCAGGTATCGGGGCCCATTCCGCTCCCGACGAAGACAAAGCGCTGGACGGTGCTGCGCTCCCCGCACGTGGACAAGAAATCCCGCGAGCAGTTCGAGCTCAAGACGCACAAACGGCTCATCGACATTCTCGACAGCCGCGCTGCGACAGTCGATGCGCTCACCAAGCTGGATCTCCCGGCTGGCGTCGACGTCGAAATCAAGGTCGAGTAG
- a CDS encoding GntR family transcriptional regulator: protein MDQRREITDVLRQRIVSGLHLGILSPGDRFASTRDIAEEFGVAPRTAMAAYRTLETEGLIERRERSGIYIAAARVPEGAMLTQLAGWLVEVLVEARGREIPPIGFPERVRRCLETLRMRAACITGNHDQYHELYSELREDYGIESDSIDAETLEGRAAQTTLTRTDLIVATSLHATLAQQLGAKWRKPVVVTRLRRDIMSNLTQSLKKGPVYFLATDPRFGEALHTIFAPAGLEKNVRLVIVGAGLPTVPEGAPVMVMRSAVASIAGTALAGRATVNQRVFSSETARELLTVVVRANMAALMGRLNDPAG from the coding sequence ATGGATCAACGCAGAGAGATCACCGATGTGCTTCGACAGCGGATCGTAAGCGGGCTTCATCTGGGCATATTGAGCCCTGGAGACCGCTTTGCGAGTACGCGTGACATCGCCGAGGAGTTTGGGGTCGCGCCACGAACCGCGATGGCGGCCTACCGCACCCTCGAAACCGAAGGCCTTATAGAGCGCCGGGAGCGGTCCGGAATCTACATTGCGGCCGCGCGGGTGCCTGAAGGTGCGATGCTCACGCAGCTCGCCGGCTGGTTGGTCGAGGTGCTCGTGGAGGCACGTGGCCGCGAGATCCCGCCGATTGGGTTTCCGGAGCGCGTCCGCCGGTGCCTCGAAACTCTCCGCATGCGGGCCGCATGTATTACCGGAAATCATGACCAATATCACGAACTGTATTCGGAGCTCAGAGAGGACTACGGTATCGAGAGCGACTCGATCGACGCGGAAACCTTAGAGGGCCGGGCAGCTCAGACAACGCTGACGCGAACAGACCTGATCGTCGCCACGTCCCTGCACGCGACGCTTGCGCAACAACTCGGAGCCAAGTGGCGAAAGCCGGTCGTGGTCACGCGGCTGCGGAGGGATATCATGAGCAATCTCACCCAGAGCCTCAAAAAGGGGCCGGTCTACTTCCTGGCTACCGATCCGAGATTCGGCGAAGCCCTCCACACCATTTTTGCTCCCGCGGGACTCGAGAAGAATGTCCGTCTCGTGATTGTGGGGGCCGGACTGCCCACCGTTCCGGAAGGGGCCCCGGTGATGGTCATGCGAAGCGCGGTAGCCAGTATCGCCGGGACAGCGCTTGCCGGGCGCGCTACGGTGAATCAGAGGGTTTTTTCGTCGGAGACGGCACGCGAGCTGCTGACCGTAGTTGTCAGGGCCAACATGGCGGCTCTGATGGGCCGACTCAACGACCCGGCCGGTTGA
- a CDS encoding type II toxin-antitoxin system VapC family toxin, whose product MVWRPAARPDYDGPLLLDTHMWVWMLEGNIGRMSPKSVALMERAAASRQLYVSDISFWEVAVKAAKGKLLLSLDPAIWLRQAENAPGVSYLPTDRTILILSAQLQGELHGDPADRILISSAQLHGIPLVTVDALMVGYARSRNGVPVCDARK is encoded by the coding sequence ATGGTGTGGCGACCGGCCGCCCGGCCTGACTACGATGGTCCACTTCTGCTCGACACCCACATGTGGGTGTGGATGCTCGAAGGCAACATCGGCCGAATGTCACCGAAATCGGTCGCCCTCATGGAACGGGCCGCTGCATCCAGACAGCTTTACGTCTCCGACATATCCTTTTGGGAAGTGGCCGTGAAGGCCGCGAAGGGGAAACTATTGCTATCGCTCGATCCGGCGATATGGCTTCGCCAGGCTGAGAACGCGCCAGGCGTCAGCTATCTGCCGACTGATCGGACGATTCTGATTCTCAGCGCGCAGCTGCAAGGCGAGCTCCACGGTGATCCCGCTGACAGGATACTGATTTCGTCAGCGCAGTTACACGGGATTCCGCTTGTGACGGTGGATGCTCTGATGGTCGGATACGCCCGCTCCCGGAACGGCGTTCCGGTGTGCGACGCTCGCAAATAG
- the rplP gene encoding 50S ribosomal protein L16, with product MLSPKRVKFRKMFKGRMKGLATRGSTVAFGAYGLQALEPGWISNRQIEAARVALTRHIKRGGKVWIRIFPDKPITKKPAETRMGKGKGSPEGWVAVVKPGRVMFELEGVTPEIAKKAMALAGAKLGVKTKFVAREEAHTDAE from the coding sequence ATGCTGAGTCCGAAGAGAGTGAAGTTCCGAAAGATGTTCAAGGGGCGCATGAAGGGCCTTGCGACGCGCGGCTCGACCGTGGCGTTCGGCGCGTACGGCCTGCAGGCACTCGAGCCAGGATGGATTTCCAACCGTCAGATCGAAGCGGCTCGTGTGGCTCTTACGCGCCACATCAAGCGTGGCGGAAAAGTGTGGATCAGGATTTTCCCCGACAAGCCGATCACCAAAAAGCCTGCCGAGACGCGCATGGGCAAGGGTAAGGGATCACCTGAGGGTTGGGTGGCGGTGGTGAAGCCCGGCCGTGTGATGTTCGAGCTCGAAGGCGTGACGCCCGAGATAGCGAAGAAGGCGATGGCGCTCGCCGGTGCCAAGCTCGGCGTGAAAACGAAGTTCGTGGCTCGTGAGGAGGCGCATACAGATGCTGAGTAA
- the rpsC gene encoding 30S ribosomal protein S3 — MGQKTHPIGFRLGISKTWRSTWYANNRDFPALLREDELLRNYLKQRLGHAAIADIRIERKPGKVVVTIHTGRPGVVIGKKGTEVDQLRDELAQISGKEVGINVEEIKRPELDAQLVADNIANQLAQRISFRRAMKRAVQSTMRMGAGGIKIKCGGRLGGAEIARTEGYHEGRVPLHTLRADIDYATSTAKTTFGTIGVKVWIFKGEIVEDRRGKTYSTGV; from the coding sequence ATGGGACAGAAGACACATCCGATCGGCTTCCGTCTTGGAATATCCAAGACGTGGCGCTCCACATGGTACGCGAACAACCGTGACTTTCCAGCGCTGCTGCGCGAGGACGAGCTGCTTCGCAACTATCTCAAGCAGCGTCTTGGGCATGCTGCGATCGCGGACATCCGCATCGAGCGGAAGCCGGGCAAGGTCGTCGTCACGATTCACACCGGACGTCCGGGCGTCGTCATCGGTAAGAAGGGCACCGAAGTCGATCAGCTTCGCGACGAGCTGGCGCAGATCAGTGGCAAGGAAGTCGGTATCAATGTCGAAGAGATAAAGCGTCCGGAGCTCGACGCGCAGCTGGTGGCGGACAACATCGCCAATCAGCTTGCGCAGCGCATCTCGTTCCGCCGAGCCATGAAGCGCGCGGTGCAGAGCACCATGCGAATGGGCGCCGGTGGAATCAAGATCAAGTGCGGCGGACGTCTGGGTGGCGCTGAAATCGCGCGAACCGAGGGTTACCACGAAGGGCGCGTGCCTTTGCACACGCTTCGGGCCGACATCGATTACGCGACATCCACGGCGAAGACCACCTTCGGCACCATTGGAGTGAAGGTCTGGATCTTCAAGGGCGAGATTGTCGAAGACCGTCGCGGCAAGACCTACTCGACCGGCGTCTAG
- the rpsS gene encoding 30S ribosomal protein S19, which produces MARSVKKGPFIQDALLKKVDTMNSNNAKRVIKTWARSSTIIPDFVGHTFAVHNGNKFIPVYVTENMVGHKLGEFSPTRLFRGHTGSKATDKKAGGVPNKGGK; this is translated from the coding sequence ATGGCGAGAAGCGTTAAAAAGGGGCCGTTCATTCAGGACGCGCTGCTGAAAAAAGTCGACACGATGAACTCGAACAACGCGAAGCGGGTGATCAAGACCTGGGCGCGATCGAGCACCATCATCCCTGACTTCGTCGGCCACACCTTCGCGGTGCATAACGGCAACAAGTTCATTCCAGTGTACGTCACGGAGAACATGGTCGGCCACAAGCTTGGCGAGTTTTCGCCGACGCGGTTGTTTCGTGGCCATACCGGATCGAAGGCCACCGACAAGAAGGCTGGCGGCGTGCCGAACAAGGGCGGGAAGTAG
- the rplW gene encoding 50S ribosomal protein L23, translating to MSSLYRTVVRPIVTEQSSVAYQERGEYTFRVASDSTKTSIRTAIEQLFGVKVTGVWTSNQRGKARKVGKSAGRRPHWKKAIVKLRDGDSIDIFEG from the coding sequence GTGAGCTCACTTTATCGCACGGTCGTCCGCCCGATCGTCACCGAGCAGTCATCGGTGGCGTACCAGGAGCGCGGCGAATACACGTTCCGCGTCGCCAGTGACTCGACGAAGACGTCCATCAGGACTGCTATCGAGCAGCTGTTCGGCGTGAAAGTCACCGGTGTCTGGACATCCAACCAGCGTGGCAAAGCTCGCAAGGTTGGCAAGTCCGCCGGTCGGCGGCCGCATTGGAAGAAGGCCATCGTCAAGCTTCGCGACGGTGATTCCATCGACATCTTCGAGGGTTAG